The Elephas maximus indicus isolate mEleMax1 chromosome 17, mEleMax1 primary haplotype, whole genome shotgun sequence DNA segment AATGAGTAATTCCATCTGGGAGTCACCTGTTCTCATCCTCGTTGTACAGGTAGAGCAGCTGAGGCTGAACAATTAGTTTGTCCACATCATTAGGTTAAGATGGATAACAGTCCAAATCTTGTTCCTGCCCACTGACCCACTCTGCTCTTGAGTTTatcggaaaaaaaatttttttttttaatcacttcccAGTTTCAGGCAGTAAAAGCTTCTGTGGCTCAAGGTGATAGATACCTCCAGCTTCAACAATTACAATAGCTAGTTGCAGGCAAGCTATTAGAACTAGTGTAAAAGAAGCTGTTAGACCCTActagattccctgggtggtgcaaacagtaaagcGCTCAGCTCAagacacccagaggtgcctcagaagaaaggcctagcaatctacttgtgaaagaccacggcaactggtttagctTGTTTTTGGGTAGACCCTACTGGAtttctccaagggagaaaagacctggcaatctgctcctgtaaagattcagcctaggaaaccctatggggcagttccactctgtcatacagggtcactatgagtcagaatcaacttgcagCACACAACTGGATTTCCAGTTATGCTGGCTATAGAAGCCCTGTTAGCGCAGTGGTTAATGGactcggctgctaatctaaaggctggcggtttgaatccaccggccgctccacatggtctgcttccgtaaagattacagtttttggaaaccctaaggggcagttctactctgtcttataaggttgctgagttggaatcgactcaacagcaacacatTTATGCTGGTTATTACAAATGTCCGTGAAAGCaggctctcaaaaagtaaagagaatcctgaaagcagcaagagagaactGAACAATCACATATAAAGGATCCCCAATAAAATTAagtgccaatttctcctcagaaatacTGAAGACCTGATGGcgatggaatgacatatttaaaatgctttatgaaaaaactgtcaaccaagaatactatacccagtaattatgagcccaagagacagaaaggaccacataaaccagagactacatcagcctgagaccaaaagagctagatggtgtctggctacaacccatgactgccctgacagggaacacgacagagaacccctgagggagcaggagagcagtggaatgcagaccctaaattctcataaaaagtccagacttaggtctgactgagcctagaaggaccccagaggtcatggtccccagaccttctgttggcccaagacaggaaccattcccaaagccaactcttcagacacagactggactggactatgggatagaaaatgatactggggaagaatgagcttcttggatcaagtagacacatgagactacactggcatctcctatctggaggggagatgagaggacagagggagtaggaagctggccgaatggacacgaaaatacagagtggagggaaggaatgtgttgtctcattagggggagagcaattaggagtataatagcaaggtgtatataaatttttgtatgagagactgacttggtttgtaaactttcacttaaagcacaataaaaaaaaaaaaaaaaactatacccagtgaaactatccttcaagaatgagggtgaaattaaaatacCCCCAGACAAACATAAGCTGAAAGGTCGTATCTACCAGATCAGCCCCACAAAAAAATACTAACAGGAGTTTtgcagatggaagggaaaagacaatggaaagCAATTCAAAGCCATACATACAAATAAAGATCTCTAGTAAAGGTAAGGGCGTGGGCAAGTATAAGAATtagtaataaggtattcatgcCTGATAACTCTTAATTGTTTTCTCCTGTGTATTTTAATGACAAATGTATAAAACAAATGTCCACGGTACAGAAGAACAGCCCATGGTCGTTGGTGGTTGAACTGAAAAGACCAGGCGGGTGCTTTCAGCCATCTCTCCTCAGTGGATTTCTAAGAAGTCACTAGCGTTTATAGAGGATGTGGCCTCCCCAAAACATCCCTCCTAGAGTACTCAACCTCAAGATCTTGAATAAAGAGCAGCCAAACACTGAGTCAAAAAAACATGGAGGCAGAGGGGGCACAAGGTGATGTAATGCATTTACCCAAACCCAGAGAAACCATGAGAACAATGCCTGGGCAGGACACGCAGACTGGTGTGCCAGTGCTAAACAAGATGGCATCAAAACAGAGGGAAGGTCTAAAAATGCAACCAGAAGGTGGCCACTCTAGTGGAGTTCACCCCTTTATACAGCAATAAAAGCTTCTCTTATTTTAACTCTACCTCCCAAAACAAGACCTGGAAGAGTCAACCCACACATGGCCTTGAATAGTGACTGGAGGCTGTTGAGGACTTTGGCCAACAGGAAGGAAAATCATCTCTTTCTGCCTGCTGGGTGAATGCATGCGAAGCGAAAATTCTGGACAGACAGACACGAGAGTAAAACTACAGCATCCAGATAATCTGCAAAGATAACTCTAGGCcttatgttttatttaaataacCTCCAGTGAGAAGAGAGTGGACCAATTACAACCCCGCTTCCTTGTAACATCAATTAACCAAGACGGGAGAGTAAACTACACACACCCTGCAGCCAGCCTGTCAGCCAATCGCACGATGAGTGGGATGTCTCAGTGCGGGCGGCTACGGCCTCGGCCCCTGCCACCTGGTGGGGGAGCATCCACAGTCGAGCGGGGGTTCTTGATGGTTTCATCTACAGACACGATAAGGCACGCAGCCTCAGAGGCTGCCGTCAGGGCGTTGATCCGCACCATAGCTGGCTCCCACACGAAGGCCTCAAAGTTGTCAGCAATGTCCTCGTTGTTGATGTCCACCCCATACCACATGCCCCCCTGAAAGAGTGGGAACACAGAGAATAGGTCATATAGAGCTGCTCCCAAATTTCTTCCTGCACACCCTCCACGAGGCCTGGTAACTGCTGGGATGCTCAGGTTTGTGACAGTGTTGCCCTGAGCGCAACTTCCCATGGCACCACAACAGGAGCCGGCAAGTGCACCTCGAAGCAGCCCTCCCCTGCCAGCAAGTCCCTTCACACTCTGGATGTGCTGACCGCACAAGAGCTCTGGGTCCTCTCCCAGGCAAACTGCTGTTCTGGGGAGGCTACATCCTCAGGCCACCTTAGCGACATGTACCTAACCATGGTTCTCAGGAGAAACGAAAATGCAGACTTTCCAAAACACTTTCCAATTCCTTATTTTATCACACCATTGCTTCAactaatccccattttacagatgaggaaactgagacacagagaggtataGCAACTTGCTTAAAATCCTAACACAAGTCAGAAACAAGGTCCCTCATTGAGTGCTGTAGTTATGGTGCTAAGCACTAGACAGACATACCACGTTCAACAAATAGAGAAACTAAATTCTGAGAAGTTTAAATAACCAGCGTGAGCCCACAACTTGGAAGTGGTGGTGCCACGGCTAGAACCCTGGTCACAGGATTCCGAAGTTCCTCAGGGTTCCTCTCCTAAGTGTTTGACTCCAGCACCTTGAGGAATGCTCATTGTCTTGGTACAAGCACTGGAAAAGCCTGGAACCTCCAGTCCTGGCACTGCTTCCCCTGCCCTCAGAGGCAGTAAGCTGGTACTGGGATTAGTTCCAACTCTGCCACCTGGGCCAAGCACACAGTCTTAGTAAGCGCACCACACCCTTAGATCTAGCCCTATCCACCCAACCCTTGGGCTCTAAGGACAGCAAGGACCCACCTGGGCATGCCGGGCCCGCAGCTTGTTGAGGATGTTTGTGGCATCAAAGCCAGCATTGTCACACAGCTGGCGTGGGATAATCTCCAAGGCTTTGGCATACGCCCCAATCAGCAGCTGTTGTTTTCCCGGGATGGTCCTTGAGTAATCCCGCAGGTATTTGGAGAGCTCCATCTCAATGGCACCACCACCAGCCACCACTGAATCATTCTGCAGAGACCAGACCCACATTTTAATGCCTCTGGCTCAAGTTTCAGCCATGGCCAAGTTGGGCCAGACCAGAAAGAGTGGTTCCTCATTCTTTTCCCCATCCTGAGCCCCAGGAAGCCCAGACACGGCCCCTGCTTGCCAGCTTTGCCTAGCATATCCCAATCTTGACCCAGTGAGCTTGATGGTTTTTGACCATCTTTAAGGTCACCTAAGCTTGAGGGCACTGGCACAATCGTTAGGATAGCTGACCATATCGGCTCCAGTTTGCCAGCAAGAACAAAGCTTAGTAAGTGCCCATCAtcagatcaatggataaacaaactatggcacaaacacacaatggaatactacacaacaacaaagaataatgacaaatctgcCAAACATCtgaaaacatggatgaatttggaggacattatactgagtgaaaaaagtcaatcacaaaaggacaaatactatatgagaccaccatcataaaaaaaacaagaaaaggcttacacacaggggggaaaaaaaaagaacaaatcttagCCTGCAAGGCAGCATGACCTATTTTTGAGAGACTGAGGCTCAGTTCTCTGGATTTATGGGGCACATTAGGGCCCTCCATACCACCAAGGGAATGAGAGTTTATATACGGAAGGAATCACCATGCGAACGCAGGGTCTTATCAGCTAGTAAGGGAGAGCACACAGTCATGCAGGCAGGAAGCCACCAGCCCACTACCTTGATGGCCCTCCTGACGATCATGATGGCATCATGCAGGGACCGCTCTGTCTCTTCCATAAACTGCTCAGCACCGCCGCGGAGGATGATAGTGCAAGTCTTAGCCTTGGGGCAGCCAGTGAAGAAATTGTACCTACACTCAGGGTCAAACCATAGAGACGTGAACTCTTTTATGTCACCAACCTGCCACGCTCCGACTTCACTGCCAACCTCTCCTGCCACTGAGCAACTGCTCTTACGTTCTTCACTAGGGTTCCCCAAACCAACTGTAAAGATATTTTCTTGGCAAAGCCTGGGGCTGTACCATCGAGGCATAAAGATTGTGAAGACAGACTTTTGATCCATCTAGACCTTCTTTCCCCCTGAAATACTGCATCTGGGCTCTCTGTGCTCCGCAAAGAGCAGCACATGCTGTATGCCACACCCACAACATGGCAGAAGGCCAGACCTGGGTTATACAGGGAAGGCTCAGGAGACCTCAGCCAACAGGTAGCTCAGGCCCATGGCTTACCTCTCGCCTCCAATCTGGGTCTCCTCAAAGACCTggcagcagccaagcacatcTGCTGTTAGAGCATTCACGCTGGTCTGGATTGAGCCTCCACAGGCCTGAGGAGCACAAGGCAGGCAAAACCATTAGCAGTGACGGCTCCCAGCAGGGCTAGAAATGAGTTTCCTGCCACCTAGTCTCAAAGCCAACTCCCACGATAGGTTCTGCCATGGTGCCCCAAATCCCTCTGTGCTGGGTAAATCACTCTCTCCCTTGAGCCTTACTCCCTCTGAAAGagcagaaaacaaaatacaactACAACACATAAAGGGCAAACAGATCTAGTCAAAAGGAGTGGGCACCCCTTCCCACTTCACTCAATACTACTTCCTGCAAACTAGAATGCTCTGGCCCAGCAACTGAACCCAGGAGGAGAGTTTTACACCTACAAGTGTCTTTTAGGATGCtcaagaagaaagggaagaaactgGCTATAAACATCAATACTTAGGCTAGCCCAGCTAATCACAGCATTACCACTAGGCTCCTGCACACACCAAACTAACTTCCTGCCTTGTTTCTATGAGACTAAAGCAGTCTGCATTACTGAGCATACACACGTTAGAAATGAAGTGGGTCCGATAACATCTTTGAGGACCAGGTTTAACCAGGAAATCCTtcatggcaagaaaaaaaaaaaagacctgagagAATAAGGCTGAATTTGCATGCCGACCTGACAGCACTCTATCATTCCAGGGGTAAATGAAAATCCCACCCGGGCCAAGAAGCAGCCTGTGAAAGCTGTTACCATCATCGTCCTCTTCAGATCCTCTTCAGGCACGCGGCCAGCACAGAACATGTCCCTGTCAGCAAAGTACTGGGTAGCCACATCCCCAATGGGGAGTTTGGACAAGACGACTTTGGCTCCAGAACGATGGATCTTCTCTAACTTGTCATAGAGAATGTTCCACTCAGCATCAACGATTGCCTGATAATCCTAAACAAAGAGCCAGAAAAGTGTGCGGACCCTCTGAGGGTGGAGATTAGCATATATGGCAGGCTACTCAAACATGCCGATTTAGCTGAGAATTCACAGAGGTAAGACAGAATAGCCCCTTCTTGATCGAAGCAAACATGGAAGCCCAAAAAGAAGATAACTTAAGAACCACCAGAAACTTTCCAACACACAAGTGGAAAGTAACCCCAGGGCTAGGACAAACTCCAGAGCTGGCATTGCCAAGGCAGGAGCAAGTCTGGCCTGGATGAGTTCTAGCCTTCCTCTGAGCCACTGCACCCATGTAGTTCCCAATGACAAGACCCCTTTCCCCAAAGGCCAGTCTGTGGTGGGGACACATTTCTCAAGAGCATCTGCTTACAGCTGAGTGACACAGCTACCTCCAGAGGCAGCCCTGGTAATACCAATGAGACAATGAGAGGCACACACGTGTCACTATGGCGTTGAACCCAGTCTAGCAGGAGCCCAAAACTGCCCACACAAACTAAACCAAAATACTGTGCAGGCTGTGTGCTGGAGTGTCCTACCTACTCCCCCCCGGGGGCCATAGCATACATCTCTAGGAGGTCTTATCCTAACCAAATCTTTTCAGGTTGAGGTCACTCAGAGAGTACAGAGTGAGAAAAGAAGTGGGCCTAGTATTTAGTTATCAACATTTAGGGGGCCAGGCAGGAGAAAGGAGCCCACAAGAAGCCTGAGAAGCAAAACTGGGTCCAAGACGCCTTGAAGATATCAGGATTTGGCCCAGGAAGCTGCCCATTTCCGTGCACTGCCAGCTGGTGGTGCTTACCTCCACCGTGTGAACTCGGACTTCAGCATTATCTTTCTCAGCTTTCAGCTCAAGCTCAACGTTTAAAAGGGCAATTGTGGGATTCTCGTACTTTTTGGGTTGCATTTCAAACCCAGCATAAGAGAAAGTCTTCTTGAATGCAACGCCAGCTACTAGCTGGGActcctgtttttaaaattaaaaaaaaaaaaaaaaaggttcaacaGTTCAATACTGGCATGAAACAAAACCAAGTTAGCAGTTTGCTGGGCTAGAGCTTATTCATTTCTGTGAACCTGAAAGACTGAACCATGTCTTCAGTCACCACTGTAACAAAGTGTTTCATTACCAAAAGAGTTgggaaaaatcaattaaaaaaacaacatattTTAGTTGTTCCTTTAGTGGAAGGAAAACCATTCAGTTTGCAGTTACTAAGCATGGTAAAGGCCTGTGTGGGCCGTTCTCTAAGACTGGCCCCTGAAGCACTTCCCAAGAGATAAATGATGTTATAAGAGTCCACACACTGCCAGGAAAGGAACCAAGCAGGGACAAGTAAGGCACAGGCTGTCCAATGCCAGTCGCATTTGTCACCCAACCCTCTAGCCTCCTCCTACTGCCTGCACCTCCACAAACCCCGACCTGTAATGCACACGTATAGACACACCACAACACACGTGCTAAAGTCTGGCTCCCCATATCTCAACCCCTTGTTCCATAATAGAGTTTCCTGTGGTTTGGATTTCACAACAAGACATAATAGAAAGCATGCTGCACTTGAGACTGGTCTCAGCACTAGCAGTAAGCTCAGGTTCAaatcttgcctctctctcttacTGAACGACCAAGTCACTTTCCCTCCATGATAAGAGAATATTGTGGTCAATGTCTTTTAGATTCTCCGCCAGTGCTAATCTATAATTCTAAGCTACAATACTACAGCCCATTGGTAAACAGTATTGTCCCCAACTTCTATCTGCTACGTCATTCGAATCCATGGCCTCCTAGAGAGCGATGCCTGAGGTTAACCACGATGGACGAGCAGAAATTAGTCGagccaagaaaaggaaaaaaggggtGTTCCCAAGAGGTGTGAGGCAGTGTTGTGGAAtcgaggaatgaaagaaaagccaTTTAAAACTGCCAGAACATGAAGTACACAGCAGGGACTAGCCGGTGAGGAAGGAGAGGAGGTAGACAGGGGCCAGTTTAGAACCTTCTAGGCCTGGCTCTTATCCTGCAGGCAATGTGGAACCATGGAAACGTTTACATGCAGGGCAGTAAGCTGGGGAACTTTGCCATGCAACATAAAGTAGAATGGAGTTGGGGATACAAGACCAGAAGGATGACCACTGCCATGGTGGTCCTGGGAATAAATAAAGAGGTGGATTAATAACAAATCAGTGGGTAAAATCAGACAACAGTGACTGACAGGTTGCGGGGAATCAAAAAGATATGCAAAACTGATCCTAGATTTCTGGTTTAAGTGGCTGAATGAATGACAGAGATAGCCACTGTGACAAGGAATGGAGAAAACGCTATAGGTTTGGAGGACAAGACGATGAGCTCAGTAGCAGTTAGGTACAGGAGAGTGGTTGCATCTGTGGCAGGGGTGGAGGTAGAGGAGACCTCCTTTTGACTGTAGACCCTAGTGTgtgtcctcctctcctcctccatcAAGTTGTCTGAAGGGGCAATGTGAAAGCAGGGCCCCCTCAGGAGCCCAGCTGGCTTACCTCTAGGGCTCCCCCCTGCACTTTCTTGATTCCAATCATTTTGAGCTGTAGCAAATCATCAAGCATCATCACCGCATCAACCACCATCTTCGCGAAGAAGGCTTTCTGCTGGGAGATCAGCTTGGAGCTCAGAGCGGTCATGGCACACTTCTCCAGCAGCTTCCTCTGCTCCCTGGCACACGAGGGCAGGACCAGCATTAGGCCTTGAAAACCCCTCATCTCATTCTGTTGTAATGTAGAGGTAATTCCTCTTCCACCTCTAAAACCAGCCCTTCCCAACTTCactttctgtgtctttatggCAGATTatcagtgacagatggtgactgcaGTCAAACACCTCACAGACTATAGCCTCTTTTGTGCTGTGCAGGTTGGGGCAGTCAAGGGTCTGGCGAGAGCCCAACAGTCCCAGGCCTATGTAGGGATCGCAACATGCTTCTGCATCCAGTTAGACTGCAGGAAGTTTATGGCTCTGACAAAACCCACTGCAAACTTACACTTTATCTTCCTTCTTCACGGTCACAGCGATCTCTTTGATCTTGTTAACTGCCTGCCAAAACAGAAGTTGAGTGAGTCTTTCATGCTGAAGGTAAACTGGAAAGTGGATCCCAAGGTCTCTTGTTAGTCCCTAATCTGTTTACTCCCAAATATTAAACATTTCTACCCTATGGCTGAAACATCTCTAGGTTTTGTAGCTGCCCAGAAGAACATAAAACCCTACAGTTTAGAAAGCCCCCAAAGTTACACAAACATAGAGTGGACATAGTTTTGAAGAACCATTAGTATGTTTCCCGGATCTAGCACTGGACCTCAGGTAGTGGACTAAAACACGAGTGGAAACACACCAGGAcggtaaccaaaaaacccaaacgcattgccgtcgactctattcccactcatagcaaccctacaggacagaggagaactgccccatatggtttctaaggagcacctggtggattcaaactgccaaccttttggctaacggccatagctcttaaccactatgccaccaaggtagATTAAGGCAAAATTCCTGGCTTACTAAAAGCACCTATGACAATTTCTAGCATATTACACTTTATGTCTTTTCAAAAGCACCCCTCTTACATCACATTTTAACGTCACCACCCTGACAAGGTGATAGTAAGGGGAGAAAGTAGGGCATAGAGGTATTAAGCAACTTGCTCTAGGTCACAGAATGAAGGTGAGAATGGTGAATAAAGGCTAGGTCTCAGGATGCCATGAAGTActtgataaaaacaaaaccagcttTCATTTACTGAGAGCCTAtgatatgtcaggcactgtgctagtcaCTTTATATGTACCACCTCAAAGAGATGAAgctcaaagagattaagtaacaGATCTAGTCAAATAGCAACCAAATGGTAGAACTGAGATTCAAACTCCTCTGAGGTTGGTCAAGGATGGGAAGAGAATTCAGAAAATGCTCAAGGAATACTGTTTGCTAGTCCCTTGTTATTCCAGTAAAGACATCATCCTCACTAAAAGAAATGCGAAGATCCCCAGTCACGAGGCCAGTTAGCCCGTATTCCATACCAACTGGGTGGCAGTGCGGAAAGCTCGGATGATGATCTGGGGGTGCAAGCCTTCCTCTACATACGGTTTCACCTGCTTGAGAAACTCCGCAGCTAGGAGGGTCACTGAGGTGGTGCCATCGCCAACCTGGAAGAGAATGACAGGAAATACATGTTTCACAGCTAAAGTACTCTGCTTTAGAAAAGCTGGCAGCTCGAACTcagcagcctctctgcaggagaaatatgtggcagtctgcttctgtaaagattacaaccttggaaaccctatgggggcagttctactctgtcctatagggtcactatg contains these protein-coding regions:
- the CCT7 gene encoding T-complex protein 1 subunit eta, which produces MMPTPVILLKEGTDSSQGIPQLVSNISACQVIAEAVRTTLGPRGMDKLIVDGRGKATISNDGATILKLLDVVHPAAKTLVDIAKSQDAEVGDGTTSVTLLAAEFLKQVKPYVEEGLHPQIIIRAFRTATQLAVNKIKEIAVTVKKEDKVEQRKLLEKCAMTALSSKLISQQKAFFAKMVVDAVMMLDDLLQLKMIGIKKVQGGALEESQLVAGVAFKKTFSYAGFEMQPKKYENPTIALLNVELELKAEKDNAEVRVHTVEDYQAIVDAEWNILYDKLEKIHRSGAKVVLSKLPIGDVATQYFADRDMFCAGRVPEEDLKRTMMACGGSIQTSVNALTADVLGCCQVFEETQIGGERYNFFTGCPKAKTCTIILRGGAEQFMEETERSLHDAIMIVRRAIKNDSVVAGGGAIEMELSKYLRDYSRTIPGKQQLLIGAYAKALEIIPRQLCDNAGFDATNILNKLRARHAQGGMWYGVDINNEDIADNFEAFVWEPAMVRINALTAASEAACLIVSVDETIKNPRSTVDAPPPGGRGRGRSRPH